The nucleotide window AGCTACTGAGGTGCCCCAAATATGAGAATTGTCTGTCAAGCAAAAATTTCCACTTGGACTGCTTTTTGATGGAGGGACCaattcactccacccaattccaagtcatcaaaacacaaaagtgctgctgcttttaagaaTACTAATGTGGAGTAGCAGAAATATTAATAGTAAtgcatacattttgtagatatcaCTCTAAACATACAGaatcaccggtatggtcctttaagagcAAAGGCTGTATGTAGCAATTAGCATATGCAATATAGAAATTCATCAGATGATGCAGGCTTGGCCATGCAGTATCAACAACTTCTTCAATGACCTTTTGCAATCTGATTCCCTTTGCTGCCTGCCTAACTGCTGTTGTGCTTGGCAGCAGAATTATTtgatttctctccctctgcatctTGTGCAATCATGCAGTGCAGAATGGCAAATGGTTAGGAAGACATGATAATTTTACTCCCAATACTTTTCCTGTCAACATTCAATGAAGAAACCCAATGCATCTTGACAGTGCAGAGACAGTCACTCTTTCAACCAGCCTTTTACCAAtttcagtccaacagcagcacccCTTTTAACAAGATAATGGTAAGCATAAAATACTCCATCCCACTGAAGACAGCTCAGCAAACGCTACTTTCTCCCCTATACTGTGGTCCTATTCTGTTCATAGCAAGATCCTCATGTTGTCTGCCGGCTCTTGCTGACATTAACGAGACATGCCTTTCAAATATCATGGCCTTTGGGACTGGGTCAGAGTTACTATTTATAGGTCAAGACTTCATGATAGTTTGGCTTGCCAGGGTGATAACTGAAAATAGAGTGGGTTTTAGTCTCGTCTGAGTCGCGTTTTGTGTCAGTTGTGATTCTAGTTTCTGAGAAAGATGTGATCTAGATGCAGATTCTGGATCACTGGTTACAAATTGTTTACTTCTCAGAGAGACACTGGCGCGCTGTGAGGCATGTACAATTCAAGGGTTCAGATAAAACAGCGGTTTAAACAGCATCATAGAATTGTCAAATGGAGCAAAAATGCAGTTTTGGTATCAGGCCAGTCTAGGGGCACCGCTGAGACCTGATCCAGGGCTGGGTGATGAGAAAGTGACTTGGGTAACAGAGAGCCATAACTGTATGTGTTCCCATAGCCCAATGCCTGTAGAGGGATAGCGATGAAAATTACTTCTTTAGCTTGGCCTATAATGAGGTAATTTACAAATGAATAACAATCTGATTCCAATCTACGAAATGACAGTTAGCTGGCTTTGCCAAACTTTGGTTTTTGGGCCCCAAACTAATACATCTCTCACAAGTAATATCTTAATATCCCATTGCCATCTGCTGGCCAGGACAGTCCTGCCAGctatgcccaaaaaaaaaaaaaaaaaaaaaaaaaacatccccaaACCCTAGCTACTGTAGCTGCAGGATATTGCTGTCACCACACTGTGTTAAcccagaaaataaagcacactgGGTAACTGAACTGTAGTGGATCACTCAAGTCATTATGGGTTGTCAGCTTTGCATGTGTTACTTTCATTTACAGTCATAAGCAGCAGGCAAATACATACAGTTATTGTGATTTGCAGCTTCAGCATTTCTTCAATAAATTAGAAGATACACACTTATTAATTCAGttatttaataattcaacaataATGTGAAATAATCAGAATTGTAAATTTAGATCAGTGATGATAAATCTAATTGAATTGGAAAAGAGAAGCCCTGAGCAAGAAAGTAGAGAAGGTCAGGTCTGCTCTAAATTACAGTTTCAGACTACAGAATCTACATACAGAATCTAAGGTTGTAGATCCAAGATGGGCATCCATCCGATATTCTTGTGTCACATAATTGAAAAGTAATCACCTCCATGCTGACTAATATGCCCCACCTTATGCCTAATATAGACTATATGCTCCGCCCTCTACTTCATATTCATAGTCATGCCTTTAAATTGCTGAACATGACCTTGTGGTGTGGGTGCCTCTCTTGCTGGGTGTCTGGACTTGGGGTGTGTGCCTGCTGTCTCACTGTTTACATTGTCGGTAGCCAGTGTCAGAGCCCAAACTTTTCACCATGTCGAAACCGCTGTCTGACCACGACAGGAAGAAACAGATCTCAGTGCGAGGCCTTGCTGGCGTTGAAAATGTTACAGATCTGAAGCAAAATTTCAACAGACATCTCCACTTTACACTGGTGAAGGACAGAAATGTGGCCACAAGAAGGGATTACTACTTTGCTCTTGCCCACACCGTGCGTGACCACCTGATTGGCAGGTGGATCAGAACCCAACAGCACTACTATGAGAAAGATCCCAAAGTAAGTTAAGCTAAACCAGCTACACACAGacaagacacactcacacacacacacacacacacacacacacacacacacacacacacaatgtctacAGTGATATAAATTATCAGGAAATGCTAAAtaaatgttcagttttattttcatatgcAGAGGAAAGATTTTTTGCCTTAATATCTTACATTATCTATTATATATCTTCAGTTTGTCTCTGTTAAAATGCTCATCAAAGCATATTTCACTCCATCAGGACATTTAATAAGGTCTGTACATCAGCACTGTTTCTAACTCAGCACTATTTTCTCTAGCCTTGATGCCTTCCTCAATTCATAGAGTTCACTTTTTTAACTcgttgaactctgattttcccctaaatttcaaaattaggggggaaaaaaatccatatagTGTCCATACATACCTTGTATGtgctggttgcaatgcttcattgaagctacatcacacttaacaTTGAATAAAATTTTGAAATCCAATCTTGgaatctccactagaatttaaaataaacttaatGTGGATTTGAATAAAGCCgcatgtatttgtaatgatAAACCCACTGTTGGGACTGGCATGAGATTAATTTTAGTTATATGCTATAACCAGGGTCTTAGCCCTTAATGAAAAgacttgttttcacaatttgtataataaataaataaataaataaataaataaataaataaattggctAGTGTATGACAACTTATGTAAATTGTGTATCTACAGTGTTCTGATGTAAGAACCATCTGATGTCAGTGTAATGCCATGTCATGACATTTAAACTTTACAAGTGGTTCTTAGCACTCTGACGGTATGCTGACATGCCTACTGTATAGTGTGCTGAAACATAAAACCGCCCCATGACCTTCTGCTCCCATCCTGCCGGACCATACAGCACATGGCCTAGACGTGTGTCATATGAGCAGTGCATCTAATGCTATCAGTCTTATTTAGGACGGTCAGATAAACTGTAAGTCACAGAAGCTATAACTCTAAGCTATAACCAAAGCTAAGATTAACTTCATTTTCAATGGCCAACCAAAGCCAGTAAAGTAAGGTAGCAAATTGCAAACAACGCTACATTATTGCTTGAGAAAATGTCACATAAAGCCTTGTGCAATCATAAAAAAGGGCCAACAAACATAACTCACCTCTGCCTGGATTGCACTATTAACtttgtagggggaaaaaaactgtatttattagGTTATGAATAACTACGGATTGATATGATTTTCTGAACATCCCATAAGGCACAATTAGGCTAATggcacagaaagagaaacagtgcCACTATATTAATCTCCATAGGGCAATACTAACCTCACACATTAAACTATTAGAGTTTCCAGAGTTTCATGTGATTGGAGGTGTCTGGGATGCAGTTTCTAACCCATGAGCCATCTGACCTTCTAACTTTATCACCTTGCTCTAGTGTTCTAGACCAAAAGGTCATAGGTGAAATCCTGAAAGGGCAAAACAGAAACCGCAAGAAGCAAGGACAACTAGGCTCAGTTTCAAGTTTGCACATAAGATCACACTGACTTATAAAATACTGTGCAGTTACAAGCTTAATTTATCGTATTGTACATATGTGTTCTTGTGGAAAAGGCTCTGACCACTGATATTAAGATTGTTAAAGGATGACACTAGAATTGAAGTTATACTATTGTAAGACTAGGAAGATAATACTTGACATTCTGTAGTCAGTGGTCTTTAGTGATATGGCTCTGTCACTTGTATTTATCATTTTACACACTCTTCTGAGCCACTGCCCCTATGATTGCAGACTTGTACTTCATAATGAATGGGTATCAGGCTTAGGCTGACCTTTAGAGCGACCTCTACAGGAGCTATTTTTGCCCAGGCCAAAATGCTGGTGTTATGTAACACCCAAAGCTATCTGTCCTCCAGtcgcctctctcctctccttttccttaCCTCTTCAGAGGATGTCCacacccctcccttcctctcttgtcaaaacaagaaaaaaaaaactaaatggcAAAGGCTAAACCCAGGCTCAGGTGGCACATTTTGCTGGTACTCCCGACCATGAAGCTAAATCATGGAGCCTAACAGTTTCCTTGATTGTCTGGACTGGAATGTATCATGACATTTGGTGTATCATTTCACAGCTTTTTGGTCTTGTAGACTACCCATTTTTACCCATCATGCTACTGCAGCTCAGTCCCTCACAGCTCCATCTCTTGTGGCACAGAATTATATGTTGCACCATTGTTCATATGATAATTTCTGCCATCAGAATATGATTGGACCTTCAGCTTGAGACtcattttattgtcatcatggtatgccaccctccccacccctgTCCTCCCCTCTCTAGCGTGTTTACTACATCTCCCTTGAATTCTACATGGGTCGCACCCTCCAAAACACCATGGTGAACCTTGCACTGGAGAATGCCTGTGATGAGGCCACATACCAGGTGAGACAGAAACATATCAAGATCTGATGAGATTCTGGTTAATATAATGAACACAGGTTGTaaagctcatgtttttttttttttttttgttatgtagcTGGGCCTGGACATGGAGGAACTTGAAGACATGGAGGAAGATGCTGGTCTGGGTAATGGTGGCCTGGGCCGTCTTGCTGGTAAGGGGATTTTCTCCCACCTTTTgataaattagaaaaatttTTGCGCCTCTTTTCGTACTTAAATGAATTTACACTTACTAGTAGCTGTGCTAATCTATAGCTAATACTGTATACTGTTTTCACATCCTCCTCTCAGCCTGTTTCCTTGACTCCATGGCTTCATTGGGTCTGGCTGCCTATGGCTACGGTATTCGCTATGAGTTTGGTATCTTCAACCAAAAAATCGTCAACGGCTGGCAGGTTAGACATTTCTTCAACTTTGAGGGACTGCTGCTCCATTAGTATTTCTAATCTTTCTGtattcataaaataaatttgctaatgtgtgcaaaaaaataGCACCTCTTACCTGGATTACATTGTAGTGTTTTGGTTTCACCTTGAATCAACACTGGTGGATGCACCGCGTCAATCATTATCTTGCCTGATGAGCAGAAATAGATCAGAAAAATTTCCCTTTTTTGCTGTTTATAGCTCAGCTGAATCTGGTGACCCTCTGAATTGCGTTGCTCTGTCAATTTTGTCCAGGTTGAGGAGGCTGATGATTGGCTGCGCTATGGCAACCCCTGGGAGAAGGCCCGCCCTGAGTACATGCGTCCAGTGCACTTCTACGGCAGGACTGAACATCACCCAGATGGTGTGAAATGGGTTGACACTCAGGTGAAAATGCATTCTGAATGTAGCTGGATGAAAACGGAgcatttccttttctctctgtatatGACATTCTGCACATGGGaatgtatgtatgaatatgtGTCAGTGAAACTTGAAGGTATCAGTTGATTTAAATATTACTGGCTATTTTAATTCCAGTCTTATCTTTGTAATTTTATTGGCAGGTGGTGTTGGCTCTCCCATACGATACACCTATCCCTGGTTACAGAAACAACATTGTTAACACCATGAGGCTGTGGTCTGCTAAGGCCCCCTGCGAGTTCAACCTGAAAGACTGTACGTAGAAACCAAAATGATGTCATGGCTGTAAAATtgagaaatgtttgaaaacGGTTTATTAGACATACTTTGTTTTCCTCATCAGTCAATGTTGGTGGCTACATCCAGGCTGTTTTGGACAGAAACTTGGCTGAGAACATCTCCCGTGTGCTGTACCCCAACGACAACGTAAGACACTGCCTTCTGATTTACCACAGCTACTCTCATGGGATAATTTATCTTTTGTTTAAATTACAAGGGGAAGCATAAGTGCATGAACCTGACTTAGAGGACACAGCTGAGTATAGGTATGTCAGAGTTATCAAGAACTGCACCGTGAGTAGTGGAAGGGATGCCTTCTCAGTTCCTCTCTCCTTTACAGTGGCTGTAGCATGATATAATAACATTAAGGCAGCTATCTTAGCTTAGTTAAGAAGTAGATTTCCATAATTTGGGCCCTAAGTGGTGTCCTTTGTCTTCAGCTAAAGCCACTGGCTGCCATTTTGGCTGCCTTTGAAGCCGTCTTTTATATCTTACATAAGCCCTGACCACCAATTGCTGACTCCCTGAGGGATAGTTCAAGAGGCAGGATTTGGGAGATAAGCATCTAATTTGAGCTTTAACTCAAGTGAATTGTGGTAATACTGCTCTATATAAGCGAGTGCAGCCTCTTAAGCTACAGCTGACCTGCCATCCCAGCTTTTGTTTGAATTCAACTCAAGTTGTGCACAAAGGCTTCAAAATGCTAACTGAGAGATGTCAGCAAGAAGAGTGCAGTCAGTTTTACACACAAGGGGAGtaatccaaaaacaaaatgatctgCTGTTCCGTTCTGTTGAATCTTTATATGaacgctgttgttgttgttttttcacaatACCCTTCCATTTAACCAATTTGTCATATCCACAAATGCATAATGACATGCAGAGAGGATCCTCTCTCATTCTTGTGTGCAAAATATTCGTCTTATTGTTGACAATTCATTATAAAAACATTGTCAATAAACACTTCATTGCTTACTGATGAGATCATAGACAGATGCGGGGTTTCCCTTGGTGAATgtaataattattgtttttcagaaacacagttttGACTTTTCCTAATCACTGTGAAATTTTTAAGATTGCTCTGGTCCAAACTGACCTTTTGCATTATACCACGCATTACTTCGTAactacattattattatatggtAAATATACAAGAGATGCTATAATAGCTTTTTTGTTTCCATATTAGACATtgttaatatttgttttaaaatgaggCTATTTCAGTTATCCATGACTTCAGTCACCCATCACtgctaaacaaaatgtaatattttatggacgaagaaaaaaaaacataggtgcattcagaacagagacagacaaatacaTGTCTTTATCCACAGTTCTTTGAAGGAAAGGAGCTGCGTCTGAAGCAGGAATACTTTGTGGTGTCTGCCACCCTGCAAGACATCATCCGTCGTTTCAAGGTCTCTAAGTTTGGCTCGAGGGAGATTGCTCGCACAGACTTCAGCAAACTGCCTGACAAGGTGAGGAgaaaacccagaaaaaaagcTTCCGTCAGAAATGAAAAGATTTTCCCCTGATGTTCTCCCTGTGCCTTCGTTAAACTGCCTTTACATGTGAGTGGGACAGCTTGTAGGTGGATATTGCATCATATGAAAATGGTTGAAATGTATCTATTTTATTGCATACTCGAGTTTTATGTTGCACCGAAACCACAGTGGTTTTGGTGCAATAAGTAAGAGTAAATTGGAaccctgcagtgtgtttgtttgtttcattgtttacttgtttttggcCCGGCACAGCTTGGATGTGTGTACACATTTCCAGTTTTATGTTTCCAATTAATAAGTTATGTGAGGTCTTTCTTGCATGTGCAGGTTGCCATCCAGCTGAATGACACTCATCCTGCCATGGCTATTCCTGAGCTGATGAGGGTGCTGGTTGATGAAGAGAAACTGCCTTGGGAGAAGGTGAGGAAGAGCAGTCCTGACCGGCATGATAGCTGAGCTAAACTCAGTGTTctgcatagttttttttttcttctttgtcatatgtactgtttttttaattgttataaTTTTAAATGGCATATTCCTCactttgcagcagtgtgtttcacATGCAGtaacagcagggggcagcaaaGACCATTTTAGCATCGTTTCCTAGTGTGAACAGAAGTATAACAACTTAACAATTAGATTTTATCGCATACTATAATTGTGGTtcacatatttcatatttcttttttaacagcAATGATGTTCACACCTCCTTATGAAGGTAAAtcactgtgttttcttcttttctccctctttttatttttttccctgctggtGCTCAGGCCTGGGAAATCTGTGTCCGCACCTGTGCCTACACCAACCACACAGTTCTGCCTGAGGCCCTGGAGCGCTGGCCCATTGACCTGTTTGCTCACCTGCTGCCTCGTCACCTGGAAATTGTCTATGAGATCAACCGTCGCCACCTGGAGGTTAGTCATGGACattgcaacacaacaacattGTTCTGATGCCTATGGCTCCCTACCATGTACATGAAGCTGGAAGTGTTAAAGCTCTATAATCAGGCACAGATGTGGTTATAGAattgtttacttgtttgaaataaagttattaattTTAGAGCTTGGTGCTGTCACAGATGTTTGGAAGGTGGGACCTGCACAGAGAACATGGTGTGTTTGTAAAGCCAATATGAGACTCTTCATTTAACAAAAGAGATTGGTATGTTTAGAATTTAGAGTTTGAAAAGGTATGTTTTGGGATGCTGTTGGCATTAAATGAAAGAATTTCTTAATCAAAAGAACATTAACTCAGTCTATTACATGCTTGCTTGATTATGAAGATATATTTTTAGATTCTCGCTGTGGCAAGGGAATATAAAGCGCAATGCTGAGATTAATGTCAAAGTTCAGAATGGGGCTTAAATGCTATGAATCTGTttgaattacaaaacaaaatcattttgatTGACTAATCTTTGCTGCATCTGGTAAAAAACTTCTTGACTGTAAATTTACATTACCCTTTGACTCCTACGGTTTACCATCCAAGATGGGAAGCTGCAGTTTTTCTGAGTTAAGAATGTAGGCGGGGGTTATGAACTGGATGGCCTGCATAATATTGTTAATGGAATTATAATGGCAATGTGGAGCTGGAGAGGTAGACCTGATGGTCAGGCTATGATTGTTTCTTCTgcaaagtaaataataaaaacaggttGTTATAAATATGCATCTAGTGAATGGCAAAATTTATGTTGATGGGTCATGCAGCATCATGCAACCATGCTCTCGAAATCATAGACAGAGCTATAGACATTTATTAGGCTCATAATTATCCTTGATTATTTTCCTTATGCATTCtattgtatatatatctatatatacgtgtgtgtgtgtgtgtgtgtatatttgtgtgtgtgtgtgtgtgtgtgtgtatatatacacacaaacaaacacacacacacacacaaaaggttaACCACAATACCTTAGTGAATTTCTCAAAcatcaaaatgatgaaaaatatatatttttttctgtcatttctccCTTTCACCTTACAGAATGTTGCTGCTAAATATCCTGGTGATGTTGACCGTCTGCGCCGTATGTCCCTCATTGAGGAGGGTGGACAGAAGAGAATCAACATGGCCCATTTGTGCATTGTGGGTTCCCATGCTGTCAACGGTGTGGCCCAGATCCACTCTGACATCCTCACAGCAACTATGTAAGCCCctgaacaaacacagacacctcTAACATTGTATTGTAAATCACACTGAACACCAACACACCTGCAAGCGTATGAAATCATAATTAATTAGATACATACATTCCTCTTGCCCAGCTTATATAATTTATAGGGCTGCTGCATAATCTGTGTGTGGTGATATATGCTATGTTTTACCTCGCCTGCAGTTTCAAGGACTTCTACGAAATGGAGCCACATAAGTTCCAGAACAAGACCAATGGCATCACTCCTCGCCGCTGGCTGGTTATGTGCAACCCTGGCCTGGCTGAGGTCATCGCTGAGGTTGGCAGttatttatgcacacacacatacacacacactgctgtcaacACTTTTAAGCAACGTCTCATTAGGGAACCTGACACTCTGTTCACTCTCACTAACAATTTTTGTTTATCAGAGAATTGGCGAGGACTTCATCCGTGACCTTGACCAGTTGAAGAATCTGCGGAAGTATGTCAATGATGACGCTTTCATTCGTGATGTCGCCAAAGTCAAGCAGGT belongs to Myripristis murdjan chromosome 14, fMyrMur1.1, whole genome shotgun sequence and includes:
- the LOC115371991 gene encoding glycogen phosphorylase, muscle form — encoded protein: MSKPLSDHDRKKQISVRGLAGVENVTDLKQNFNRHLHFTLVKDRNVATRRDYYFALAHTVRDHLIGRWIRTQQHYYEKDPKRVYYISLEFYMGRTLQNTMVNLALENACDEATYQLGLDMEELEDMEEDAGLGNGGLGRLAACFLDSMASLGLAAYGYGIRYEFGIFNQKIVNGWQVEEADDWLRYGNPWEKARPEYMRPVHFYGRTEHHPDGVKWVDTQVVLALPYDTPIPGYRNNIVNTMRLWSAKAPCEFNLKDFNVGGYIQAVLDRNLAENISRVLYPNDNFFEGKELRLKQEYFVVSATLQDIIRRFKVSKFGSREIARTDFSKLPDKVAIQLNDTHPAMAIPELMRVLVDEEKLPWEKAWEICVRTCAYTNHTVLPEALERWPIDLFAHLLPRHLEIVYEINRRHLENVAAKYPGDVDRLRRMSLIEEGGQKRINMAHLCIVGSHAVNGVAQIHSDILTATIFKDFYEMEPHKFQNKTNGITPRRWLVMCNPGLAEVIAERIGEDFIRDLDQLKNLRKYVNDDAFIRDVAKVKQENKLKFAVHLEEHYKVKINPNSMFDIQVKRIHEYKRQLLNCLHIITYYNRIKKEPNKQWTPRTIMIGGKAAPGYHTAKMIIRLITAIGEVVNNDPVVGDRLKVIFLENYRVTLAEKAIPAADLSEQISTAGTEASGTGNMKFMLNGALTIGTMDGANVEMAEEAGEDNLFIFGMRVDDVDALDRRGYHAQEYYNRLPELKQAIDQISGGFFSPKQPDMFKEIVNMLMHHDRFKVFADYEDYMKCQEKVNALYKNPKEWTKKVIYNIAGSGKFSSDRTIAQYAREIWGMEPTLEKIPAPDDK